A genomic window from Periweissella cryptocerci includes:
- a CDS encoding M13-type metalloendopeptidase yields the protein MMVRIQDDFYTAINQAWLDEVELAPDQVQRGSFSDLTAENERRVQAILTDNNEDHLALQGAKQLYAIALDYERREDDGPFPVQPMAEKILKLRDLAELQEQAAEFIFADVSTPFSFHVAADMRNTNIHVLYADAPRTIMPDTAYYVDDNPEAEHLIESWIEQAFDVLARFGFENTDIGKLIENALVFDKLLSAAIMTTTEADDPWNHYHPTTLADFNTHSQFVDLGGLTAQLVGHQVTKVVIQQQRYWSNFDELVNPQTFPLIKSWMLIKALVNATPYLSESLRQAGGQYNLALTGAKALVEPRRAAFEVVNDIFGEALGMMYAQRHFSSVAHENVTAMITAISAAYQDQLAANDWLSANTKQQARLKLAEMTVRVGAPTQLPRYYAQLTVDVTASYYINVQNLRAIKRQAYFAKADLPVDKAAWHMAAHRVNAYYDGPRNEIVFPAGILQWPFYDVKQDVAANYGGIGTIIAHEMTHALDDKGSHLDATGSLSNWWQTADYQAFKKRTLILEKQFEQQVANGVTVNAQQTLAENVADNGGVTVALAALKNVMGSDANLAPFFASFARIWRKQATPDYWRLRGAVDVHSPAQLRVNITLSNFSEFFTTYDIKAGDAMWRAPQERMHIW from the coding sequence ATGATGGTACGCATCCAAGATGATTTCTACACAGCGATTAATCAAGCATGGCTAGATGAAGTTGAGTTAGCACCTGACCAAGTCCAACGTGGGAGCTTTAGTGATTTAACCGCTGAAAATGAACGGCGAGTACAGGCAATCTTGACTGATAATAATGAAGATCATCTTGCACTCCAAGGAGCCAAACAATTATATGCAATCGCACTTGATTATGAACGCCGTGAGGATGATGGTCCATTTCCAGTGCAACCAATGGCCGAAAAAATTCTCAAGTTACGCGACTTAGCTGAGTTACAGGAACAGGCAGCAGAATTTATTTTTGCTGATGTCAGTACGCCGTTTAGCTTTCATGTTGCCGCTGACATGAGAAATACGAACATCCATGTCTTGTATGCTGATGCACCACGAACGATTATGCCAGACACGGCGTATTACGTCGATGATAACCCTGAAGCAGAACACCTAATTGAAAGCTGGATTGAACAAGCATTTGATGTGCTCGCGCGGTTTGGTTTTGAAAATACGGATATTGGTAAGCTGATTGAGAATGCGCTCGTGTTTGACAAGCTCCTTTCGGCGGCAATTATGACAACCACGGAAGCTGATGATCCTTGGAACCATTATCACCCCACGACATTGGCTGATTTTAATACGCATAGTCAGTTTGTTGATTTAGGTGGACTGACGGCACAATTAGTTGGCCACCAAGTTACTAAAGTTGTCATTCAGCAACAGCGTTACTGGTCGAACTTCGATGAATTGGTTAATCCACAGACTTTTCCACTGATTAAAAGTTGGATGTTGATTAAGGCACTAGTTAATGCAACGCCGTACTTATCGGAAAGTTTACGCCAAGCAGGTGGTCAATACAATTTAGCTTTAACGGGGGCTAAAGCATTAGTTGAACCACGGCGAGCGGCATTTGAAGTGGTCAATGATATTTTTGGTGAAGCGTTAGGGATGATGTATGCTCAGCGGCACTTTAGTAGCGTGGCACACGAAAATGTGACCGCAATGATTACGGCAATCAGCGCTGCCTATCAAGATCAACTGGCAGCTAATGACTGGCTCAGTGCAAACACTAAGCAACAAGCGCGATTGAAACTGGCGGAGATGACGGTAAGAGTTGGGGCACCAACGCAACTACCGCGTTATTATGCACAATTAACCGTTGATGTGACCGCAAGTTATTACATTAATGTCCAAAATCTGCGGGCGATAAAACGGCAAGCGTATTTTGCTAAGGCTGATTTGCCAGTCGATAAGGCAGCGTGGCACATGGCTGCGCACCGCGTAAACGCATATTACGACGGGCCGCGTAACGAGATTGTATTCCCTGCAGGAATCCTACAGTGGCCATTCTACGACGTAAAACAAGATGTGGCGGCTAACTATGGTGGAATTGGGACAATCATTGCCCATGAAATGACGCATGCCTTAGATGATAAGGGATCGCATCTGGATGCCACGGGTAGTTTGAGCAATTGGTGGCAAACAGCGGATTATCAAGCATTTAAAAAGCGGACGCTGATTTTGGAAAAACAGTTTGAGCAGCAAGTGGCAAATGGCGTGACCGTCAACGCCCAGCAAACGTTGGCAGAAAATGTAGCTGATAACGGCGGCGTCACAGTTGCCCTAGCAGCGTTAAAAAATGTCATGGGTAGTGATGCCAATTTAGCACCATTTTTTGCAAGTTTTGCCCGCATTTGGCGCAAGCAGGCAACCCCAGACTATTGGCGCTTACGTGGAGCAGTGGATGTGCATAGCCCAGCCCAGCTCCGGGTTAATATTACGTTAAGTAACTTTAGCGAATTTTTTACGACGTACGATATCAAAGCTGGGGATGCAATGTGGCGCGCGCCGCAAGAGCGTATGCATATCTGGTAA
- a CDS encoding oligopeptide ABC transporter substrate-binding protein: MKKSTKYLAGFVTAAALFSAVLAGCGNKSSDEKASTATVGDLKVAYDNKAKAIKDGNLNVAMVQDTPFEGIFASELSNSQTDSYLAEPLTAVGGSIFATDDSFKIVDGGAADIKLDKASKTAVITLHKDLKWSDGKAVTAKDLEFAYELTANPDYGSSRYTDSLANIKGLADFNKGKTKTISGLTYPKGENGNQLKIQFDKMTPGMWQSGSGYYLESAEPYHYLKGIQPKKLAASKELRQAPLSYGPYKVSKVVAGQSVTYVPNEYYYGSKAKLKQITTSVVSTSSAAAALKAKKYDVAYQAPSTAYPNVKKLTDYVQTGQQSLSFSYMAFNLGHFDAKKSENVMDRKTPVQDKNLRQAMGYAMNVDEVNKKFNNGLATRANSTIVPVFEKFNDKDVKGFPLDLKKANSILDKAGYKWQSGKEGDGYRLDKDGKPFKLVYFARSGNSNAEAVAQNYIQQWKKIGVHVALYHDRLQDFNTWAQVMTTGTAQDWDLMGGSWSVSSDPSQMDLYSKGAPYNFGHFTTPELTKLLDNVDGQAALTESNRKEAFDKYQEYMQDQAAVIPTSFSLDWFPVNERVIGWTNSHASDQTRWADIAVSAAKTK, from the coding sequence ATGAAGAAATCTACAAAATATCTCGCAGGATTTGTAACTGCGGCAGCATTGTTCTCAGCAGTGCTTGCAGGTTGTGGCAACAAGTCATCAGACGAAAAGGCATCTACTGCCACTGTTGGTGATTTGAAGGTCGCTTACGACAACAAGGCAAAGGCCATTAAAGATGGTAATTTGAATGTTGCGATGGTACAAGATACTCCATTTGAAGGAATCTTTGCTTCTGAATTATCAAATTCACAAACTGATTCATACTTAGCAGAACCTTTGACTGCCGTTGGTGGTTCAATCTTTGCTACTGATGATTCATTCAAGATTGTTGACGGTGGTGCCGCTGACATTAAACTTGATAAGGCAAGCAAGACAGCTGTTATTACTTTACACAAAGACTTGAAGTGGTCAGACGGTAAGGCTGTTACTGCCAAGGATTTGGAATTTGCTTATGAATTGACTGCTAACCCAGATTACGGTTCATCACGTTATACTGATTCCCTTGCTAACATTAAAGGTTTAGCTGATTTCAACAAGGGTAAAACTAAGACTATCTCAGGTCTTACTTATCCTAAGGGTGAAAACGGTAACCAATTGAAGATTCAATTCGACAAGATGACGCCTGGTATGTGGCAATCTGGTTCAGGTTACTACCTCGAATCTGCTGAACCATACCACTACTTGAAGGGTATCCAACCTAAGAAGCTTGCTGCTTCAAAGGAACTTCGTCAAGCACCACTTTCATACGGCCCATACAAGGTTTCTAAGGTCGTTGCTGGTCAATCAGTAACATATGTACCAAACGAATACTACTACGGCTCAAAGGCTAAGCTCAAGCAAATCACGACATCTGTTGTGTCAACTTCATCTGCAGCCGCAGCATTGAAGGCTAAGAAGTATGATGTTGCGTACCAAGCACCATCAACTGCTTACCCAAATGTTAAAAAGCTTACTGACTACGTGCAAACTGGTCAACAATCACTTTCATTCTCATACATGGCATTCAACTTGGGTCACTTTGACGCCAAGAAGAGTGAAAACGTAATGGATCGTAAGACTCCAGTTCAAGATAAGAACTTGCGTCAAGCAATGGGTTACGCAATGAACGTTGATGAAGTTAACAAGAAGTTCAACAACGGTCTTGCAACTCGTGCCAACTCAACAATCGTGCCTGTCTTTGAAAAGTTCAATGACAAGGATGTCAAGGGCTTCCCATTGGATCTTAAGAAGGCTAACTCAATTCTTGATAAGGCCGGTTACAAGTGGCAATCAGGTAAAGAAGGCGACGGTTACCGTTTAGACAAGGATGGCAAGCCATTCAAGTTGGTTTACTTTGCTCGTTCAGGTAACTCAAATGCTGAAGCCGTTGCACAAAACTACATCCAACAATGGAAGAAGATCGGTGTGCACGTTGCGTTGTACCACGATCGTTTACAAGACTTCAACACTTGGGCACAAGTTATGACAACTGGTACAGCCCAAGATTGGGACTTGATGGGTGGTTCATGGTCAGTATCATCTGATCCTTCACAAATGGACTTATACTCAAAGGGTGCTCCATACAACTTCGGTCACTTCACTACACCTGAATTGACTAAGTTACTTGATAACGTTGATGGCCAAGCTGCCTTGACTGAATCAAACCGTAAGGAAGCATTTGATAAGTACCAAGAATACATGCAAGATCAAGCTGCAGTTATCCCAACTTCATTCTCACTTGACTGGTTCCCAGTTAACGAACGTGTAATTGGCTGGACTAACTCACACGCTTCTGACCAAACTCGTTGGGCAGATATCGCGGTGTCAGCTGCAAAAACTAAGTAA
- a CDS encoding M13 family metallopeptidase: protein MTRLQDDFYTAINEKWLAETEIPSDRPRIGSFDELGIKIEKTELADFGAMRDGETPAGLMGEFIKFYRLASDWTKRDADGAVPLKPWLAKVTALNNLQDLQANLLSFSFQGLPTGVPAYVDQDMKNTERNILNVGSFSQILPDTTYYTDDNEQGPELLKVWAASTVKLLVMAGYDEAEATKLADDAVAFDKLAVPFVLSNEEKSDYWKLYNPIAFDEFTAKVKNLDLATFFKALVDGEPDIVNVGEVKFWDHYDEIVNEANFSLMKASFITKTVRAFAGYLSEEMRQEAGVFGRTMSGTEAAPSQEKAALRLAHGAFDPVVGDYYGRKYFGETAKADVLDMVKKMIAVYENRLAQNTWLSEATKQKAVLKLSTIGLNVGYPDKIPARYSQFIVDEDASLLDNALKFSEFDNRHAFAQFKEKPNTDEWEMPADMVNAYYHPFHNIIVFPAAILQAPFYSLEQSKSANYGGIGAVIAHEISHAFDTNGARFDEKGNLNSWWTDEDFAAFEKRSEAMINEFDGLEISGAKINGHLVVSENVADVGGMSAALEAAKGEDEVNLADFFGNWATVWRNKANDDFMKLMAAVDVHAPAPLRANVQVSNFEDFFVTFNVTADDGMWRAPADRVQIW from the coding sequence ATGACACGACTGCAAGATGACTTTTACACAGCGATTAATGAAAAATGGTTGGCTGAAACTGAAATTCCAAGTGATCGTCCCCGGATTGGTTCATTTGATGAACTTGGGATTAAGATTGAAAAAACCGAATTGGCTGATTTTGGTGCCATGCGCGATGGTGAAACACCCGCGGGCTTGATGGGTGAGTTTATTAAATTTTACCGTCTCGCTAGTGATTGGACGAAGCGGGATGCTGATGGGGCTGTTCCTTTGAAGCCTTGGTTAGCTAAGGTGACGGCGCTCAATAACCTGCAAGACTTGCAAGCTAACTTGTTGAGCTTCAGCTTCCAAGGTTTGCCAACTGGTGTACCAGCCTACGTTGACCAAGATATGAAGAACACGGAACGTAACATTTTGAATGTTGGTTCATTTAGTCAAATCCTACCTGATACAACTTACTACACCGATGATAATGAACAAGGCCCTGAATTACTTAAAGTGTGGGCTGCTTCAACCGTTAAGTTATTGGTCATGGCTGGCTATGATGAAGCTGAAGCAACTAAACTGGCTGACGATGCGGTAGCTTTCGATAAGTTAGCTGTCCCATTTGTTCTTTCAAATGAAGAAAAGAGTGATTATTGGAAACTTTACAATCCAATTGCTTTTGATGAATTTACAGCGAAGGTTAAGAACCTCGACTTAGCAACGTTCTTTAAGGCCTTAGTTGATGGTGAACCAGATATCGTGAATGTTGGTGAAGTGAAGTTCTGGGATCACTATGATGAAATTGTTAACGAAGCAAACTTTAGTTTGATGAAAGCTTCATTTATCACGAAAACGGTGCGGGCATTTGCCGGTTACCTGAGCGAAGAAATGCGCCAAGAAGCTGGTGTGTTTGGCCGGACAATGAGTGGTACTGAAGCCGCACCGAGCCAAGAAAAAGCCGCTTTACGTTTGGCACATGGGGCGTTTGATCCAGTTGTTGGTGATTACTATGGTCGTAAGTACTTTGGTGAAACGGCCAAAGCTGATGTCTTAGACATGGTTAAGAAGATGATTGCGGTGTACGAAAACCGCCTCGCTCAAAATACGTGGCTCAGTGAAGCAACGAAGCAAAAGGCAGTCTTGAAGTTATCAACAATCGGTTTGAACGTTGGGTACCCTGACAAGATTCCAGCCCGTTATTCACAATTTATTGTGGACGAAGATGCAAGCTTGCTCGACAATGCGTTGAAGTTTAGCGAATTTGATAACCGGCATGCCTTTGCCCAATTTAAAGAAAAGCCTAATACGGATGAATGGGAAATGCCGGCAGATATGGTAAATGCGTATTACCACCCATTCCACAACATTATCGTGTTCCCAGCCGCTATCTTGCAAGCACCGTTCTACAGCTTAGAACAAAGCAAGTCAGCGAACTATGGTGGTATTGGTGCGGTGATTGCGCATGAAATTTCACACGCATTTGACACGAACGGGGCGCGCTTTGATGAAAAAGGTAACTTGAATTCATGGTGGACCGACGAAGATTTTGCGGCCTTTGAAAAACGCTCTGAAGCAATGATTAACGAATTTGACGGTTTGGAAATTAGTGGTGCCAAAATTAATGGGCACCTGGTGGTTTCTGAAAACGTTGCTGACGTTGGTGGTATGAGTGCGGCGCTTGAAGCTGCCAAGGGTGAAGATGAAGTTAATTTAGCGGACTTCTTTGGTAACTGGGCAACGGTTTGGCGTAACAAGGCCAATGATGATTTCATGAAGTTAATGGCGGCGGTTGATGTGCACGCACCCGCACCATTACGGGCAAATGTCCAAGTTTCTAACTTTGAAGATTTCTTTGTAACATTTAACGTTACGGCAGATGATGGTATGTGGCGAGCACCAGCAGACCGCGTCCAAATCTGGTAA